The following are encoded in a window of Castanea sativa cultivar Marrone di Chiusa Pesio chromosome 9, ASM4071231v1 genomic DNA:
- the LOC142609503 gene encoding protein EARLY RESPONSIVE TO DEHYDRATION 15, with protein sequence MALVSGGRSSTLNPNAPLFIPAAFRQVEDFSPEWWQLITTSTWYRDYWLSQHQGEDGFYDNAEVDFNGVNVADLLPESFDFDDDDDFSSMEAQFEEFIQSSETEGFGVNAAEAVMKNLKSLEERSPKAPVQPAKYAEKATKGLSAKCSPRRIQQPR encoded by the exons ATGGCTCTGGTTTCAGGAGGAAGGTCGTCCACTTTAAACCCCAATGCCCCGCTTTTCATTCCTGCTGCTTTCCGCCAAGTGGAGGATTTCTCTCCAGAATGGTGGCAACTGATCACCACCTCGACATGGTACCGTGACTACTGGCTAAGCCAGCATCAGGGCGAGGATGGTTTCTATGACAATGCTGAGGTTGACTTTAATGGTGTTAATGTAGCTGATTTACTGCCAGAGagctttgattttgatgatgatgacgatttTTCAAGTATGGAAGCTCAGTTTGAGGAGTTCATCCAATCTTCCGAAACTGAAG GCTTTGGAGTGAATGCCGCTGAGGCAGTGATGAAGAAtctgaagtctttggaggaAAGAAGTCCCAAGGCTCCAGTGCAACCAGCAAAGTATGCAGAAAAGGCAACTAAGGGCTTGAGTGCAAAATGCAGCCCCCGACGCATCCAGCAGCCCCGTTAA